TGTCCCGCTTGCCAAGCGTGATCATTTTCTCCGCCAAAGGCCGGACTTCCTTGGCCTTCGGCAGGGTCGTCATCAAGCGCCCGTGGTCGAGAAAATCCGTAACCAGATTTCTCAACAAAGCGCGCCGATGCGACGTATTCCGGCTGAGTTTGCGATTACCGTTTCGATGTCTCATAACGTCTGTTCCGTTTGCGCGGGCATGATCGGACGGCCGTGTTCATCGACCTTCATGCCGAGCGCAAGGTTCATGCTCGAAAGGATTTCCTTAATCTCGTTGAGCGATTTGCGCCCGAAGTTCTTCGTCTTCAGCATCTCGGCCTCAGTCTTGGTGACCAGTTCGCCGATGGTGCGGATATTGGCATTCTTCAGACAATTGTAAGAGCGGACCGAAAGCTCGAGTTCGTCGACCGATTTGTTGAGATGCTCAGCTGCGGCGTCCTGACGAATCTCGGCGGGTTCTTCCACCGGTTCGGGCTTCTCTTCGAATTGAATGAAGATCTGCATGTGATCTTTGATCAGTTTGGCGGCAAGACCGAGCGCGTCCTGCGGCGTGATCGAGCCATTTGTCCAGATCTCGATCGTCAGTTTGTCGTAATCCGTGACCTGGCCCAGGCGCGCGGCTTCAACATAGTAATTGACCTTGCGCACGGGAGAATGGACGGAATCCACGGGAATGTAACCGATACCGAGATCTTCGTCGAAATTGCGATCGGCGGAGACATAACCCCGGCCGTTCTGTATGCGCATCTCGATCTGCAAGGAGCCGCCTTCGCTGACGGTGCCGATGTAAATGTTCTTGTCGAGGATCTCGATATCGGCATCGTGCTCGAGGTTTGCCGAAGTGTAGGCTCCGGGCTGGGTCGCTTTGAGGTAGATGGTCTTGCGCTCATCGCCGTGCAGTTTCAGCGGAATCTGCTTCAAGTTCAGAATGATGTCGGTAGCATCTTCGACGACGCCGGGGATCGAAGAGAATTCGTGCAGCACGCCTTCGATCTTGACCGCCGTGATTGCGGCACCCTCGATCGACGACAGCAAAACCCGGCGAAGTGCATTCCCGATCGTGGTTCCGAAACCGCGCTCGAACGGCTGCGCGGAAAACTGCGCGTATTGATCGGTAGGCACCGGATCGCTGACAGAGATCAGTCTCTTGGGTTTCTGAAAACCTTTCCAAAGCATATTTAGTTCTCCCATCCATGGCCGGCGTTGAGGCCAGCCGCGGAAGCGCCTTACGCGCTCTTATTTTGAGTACAACTCCACGATCATTCTTTCCTGGATCGGCATATTGATGTCTTCGCGTTTCGGCAGAGCCAGGATTTTCCCGGACACGGCTTCGCTGTTGAGTTCAAGCCAGTGCGGGGTACCGCGGCCGCCGACAAGTTCGAGTGCGCCGGCCACCTGAACATTCTTTTT
This genomic interval from Terriglobia bacterium contains the following:
- a CDS encoding DNA-directed RNA polymerase subunit alpha is translated as MLWKGFQKPKRLISVSDPVPTDQYAQFSAQPFERGFGTTIGNALRRVLLSSIEGAAITAVKIEGVLHEFSSIPGVVEDATDIILNLKQIPLKLHGDERKTIYLKATQPGAYTSANLEHDADIEILDKNIYIGTVSEGGSLQIEMRIQNGRGYVSADRNFDEDLGIGYIPVDSVHSPVRKVNYYVEAARLGQVTDYDKLTIEIWTNGSITPQDALGLAAKLIKDHMQIFIQFEEKPEPVEEPAEIRQDAAAEHLNKSVDELELSVRSYNCLKNANIRTIGELVTKTEAEMLKTKNFGRKSLNEIKEILSSMNLALGMKVDEHGRPIMPAQTEQTL